DNA from Lactobacillus sp. ESL0791:
GAAAATTAAGGCTGATGGAATTTTAAACCGAATAAAAGGTAATGTACTTAAAAAGCATACACTAGATAATTTCACCTTGCGTATGCTTAATAAATCAATTATTTAACCAATATTAATATCAATATCTAAATCATGAACCTTTTCTTCTTTTTTCTCTTCTTTCTTAACTTTTGGTTTCAGTATCGATAAAACAATTCCTGTAATACATGCACCTATTAACAAGGCACCAATATATAAAATTGGATTACTTGCAACTGGGAATGTAAAGATGCCGCCAGACAAAAGTGGGATAGTAACGCCCCAACTTAAGATTAGCCCATCAGCAATTCCTGAGCCAAGAACAACGGCTGGTACAACTCGAAGTGGATCTTCAAAAGCGAAAGGTAATGCTCCTTCAGTTACTTGACATAATGACATTAAAATTGCTGCCTTAGCATTTTCTCGATCTGCTTTAGAGTATTTACTTGGTGAAAAAACTAAAACTGAGAGTGCAATTCCCAAAGGCGGTGCCATAGCTGCAACATTTTTACCAGCGGCTGGGCCCCAGGTGCCTGATGCAGCAAAGGCAGTTACGATCGCAAAAGAAATTTTGTTTACTGGACCACCCATATCGAAACCGGTCATACCACCCAGAATAAAGCCTAATAAGAACTTCGATCCCGTACTCATATTCATAAAGAATTTAACGGCAAGGGCCGTAAATGCTGCAAGAGGCGGACCAATAACAAAGTTAATAACTAAGACTTCAATAATTCCACCAACAAGCGGAATAACGGCAAGAGGAACGATTGATTTTACATTTTTAGGCAATTTTAAATTGTTAAAAAATATAACTACCATTCCTGCAATAATTCCCGCAATAATACCGCCAATAAAACTTGCATTGACTTGCGTCGAAAGATAGCCGCCAAGTAATCCTGGTGCAATAGCTGATTTACCAGCAATAGAATAACCGATTCCAGCGGCTAAAACGGCAATCATAATTGCGAAACCGCCATTACCTGCATTAAGTAAATAAAAGCCAATGGTACCTTTTACATCTGTCTTTCCGATGATACGCCCAATGGCCGTGCAGAACCCAGACATAATAATTACAGGTATCATATACGACAAGCCGCTCAAAAATTCATTTTTCAGAGCTTGACCCGTAAAGATTTTTTTGTAATCGTTAAGCATTTGCTTACCTCCTTTATATTAATATTTACGATATTCAATTAGTATTTAACTTCTTTTCAATTGTTTCTAGCAGGCTCTTAGGCGTCTGAATGGCTGTATTTGTCGGTACTTTTACAACTGGTTTCCCAGCAAAACGCTCATTACCAGTTGTAGCAACATCCGCAGCCAAGATAACTACATCCGCATTCTTAATTTGTTCGTCTGTTAATTTATTTTCAACACCCGCCGTTCCTTGCGTTTCAATATAAGCTGGCTCATAGCCTAATTCTTTTGCAGTTTCAATTAACTTTTCCCGCGCCATATACGTATGCGCAATTCCAACAGTACATGCTGTTACGCCAACAATCTTCATAATTAAAAACCTCCTGCTTTTTCTAAAATTGATTTAAATTCTTTGACATCATCTGTTTTCAACAATTTTTGCTGTATATCTTTATGGGTTAATGCAGCCGATAACTTTGCCAAAATTTTTAAATGATTAATGTTTCGATTTTTGCTTGGCACCACAAGAAGAAAAATTAAATGTATTGGTTTCCCATCAAGGCTTTCCCATTCAAGATTATTAGCAGTTTTTAAAACCGCAATTGTAGCCTTTTTGGCTGCTTCAGATTCTCCATGTGGAATTGCAATCCCGTTTTCCATGCCGGTTGCTCCGATTGCTTCCCTATTAAGTACATCTTGAAAAAATAGATCTTTATCACTAACAACGCCATTTTGCTGTAGACTCTTACAAAGTGCTTTTAACGCTTCTGTTTTAGTTTTAACTTGAGAGTTAAGATCGATATTCTTTCCAATTAAATCGATCATTTTATCACCTGCCTTTATTGAAGTTATCCATGCCTTAAGTGATACCTTAATGGATTAGTAAACGAATATCTATTACCGGTAACTAATCGCACTTTCTTATCATTTTTAAAATCTAACAATAGTTTTGCATTTTGCTTTAAATATAAAAAATACATCAGTAAATAAGTAATAATTATGATTAAAGCAATAACCCAGTGATTAGTAGCTGCAGAAAGAAGACCCATAACAAGCAATATTATCCTTATCCAACTAATTATTGGATTCCATTCATAAACAATATCGTGTTTGTCTTTTTTTACAGAATACCAATACCATAATCTATGCTTGTGGTTTATATCCTCCAACCTCTTTTCTCAGCGAATTAATTACACGTGCAGGAAAAGTATCATTTTCTTGGGTATATTGACGCATTAAGAGCCCCATTTCAATAGTTGGAACTGGAATGTTATATTGTAAACCTGCGCGAATCGCATCAGCAGCGGCTGAACTTGAATGAATAACCGTATCAACATCATCTAAATTAATATTTTTAGAAAATGCATCGTACATTAAGTCCATTAGCCACCCGCGAATAACTGCAGATTTACTCCAATTAAATGCCACATCTTTCAAGTTGTAATCAAATTCGCTTGCATGCAATAAATTAAAGCCTTCTCCTAATACTTGCAACTCAGTATGTAAAATAGCATTATGAATAACTTTCAAGTAATGTCCCGAGCCTGATTTGCCAGTATACAAAAGTCCATTTTCTGCGGCCATATCCTTTAATAAAGGCTCAACAAATTTATAAGCTTCTGGCTCCCCGCCAACCATAAAACTTGCTCCATGTCTTGCACCATATGTTCCGCCTGAAGTTCCTATATCCAAAAAATAAATGCCATTTTCTTTAAATTCTTTGGCTCTTTGAACCGAAGAAGTATACTCAGAATTACCCCCATCAATCGCAATATCGTTTGGCGTTAAAACATTTTCTAATTCTTTTAAAACAGAATCTGTGATCTTACCGGCTGGAAGCATTACCCAAACCGCTTTTCTAGAAGAAACTTGTTTTAACGAATCAATTGAATCAATAGTTTTAATTCCGTCCTTAACTGCCTTATTCATAGTGGCTGGATTTGTATCATAGCCAACAACTTCATGACCATGTTCTATAGCATTTTCTGCCAAACTATAGCCCATTTTACCTAGCCCAATCATATATAACTTCATAGTTTTCCTCCTTAATATTTTTTCTATTTTCTACATAGAAAGAAATTCATCAGCACTTTTTCTGCATTCATATTACTTTTAGAATTTACCAACTGTTCCATCACAGACTTTTGCTCTAAAAGCTCATTAAATTCGTGATAAATTTTGTTCATTGAAATATTTTGAATTTCTTGTTGGGTAAAACCCATAAAAAAAACTAAACGCGCAAGGCCGGTTCCCCAATCTATTCCTTTAGGTGCAATTAATAATGATATCTGCGAACGGTCTATATATTTTGTTTCTGCATGTGGAATAGCTGCCCACTTGTTTTCCAATAAAGTAGATGATGTTTTTTCACGTTCAATAGCTGAACCTACCACTCCACTTTTGGCAATATTATTTTTAACAAGGTGATGACCAATTTTATTTAGCGCCGTGTTACGATTGATCGTATTAAATTCAAATAGAATATTATCTGGAGCAATATAATAGACTTCTTCGGAAATTGTTTTAGAGTTTTGGCAATTCATAATTACAAAGCCCACAAATTAAACTTGCTCTTAATTTAAACCTTCTCCGCCGATTGCGATATTTCTCTGCCATTATTTTAAATGTCTTGAACTTAGCATTAATCTGTTCTACTTTAATCCTGACTTTTGATAATTCATGGTTGAACTCTTTATCTGTCTTGGATAATGGCCGTTTCTTTGATTTCTTAATCGGGGTTGTGCTGTTAAAGTGTAATTTTTTAATTCCTTGATATCCACTGTCGGCAATTATACAGTGGTTGCCTGTTACTCTCTTACCTAATGAAGTTTGATATAACTTGAAATCATGAACTGCTCCTTTGGCAAAAGCAATAGCAATAATTTGCATTGTCTTGGCAGCAATTACTATTTGCGTTTTGAGTGCATGCTTTTTATGTTTACCGGTGTAGTATTCTTTTTGCTTTTTTTAGGCCTTTGAATTGGGGAGTCGGTCCCGTCAACGATTAGATAATCACTCTCCATATCGCTGCCAACCAGTTGTTTACGACCGGGTAAGTTGAACTTACCGCTTTTAATTAAAACTTCTTCAGTATGAGTAATAATGTCATGAACAGTTGATTCTGCTAAGTGAAAGTTGACAGCTAAAGACTTCATTGTGATATATTCACGATAGTATTTAAGCATGATTAAGACTTTATCTTCAATTGAAACCTTGCTTTTACGGCCATGATGCGCATGACTGCGGTCATAATCTGCTTTAACCAGGTCACACATAACGGAAAAAGTAGCAGGTTTGACACCAACTAACTGTTTAAAATCCTTAGCGGATAAATTTTTAAAGTCTTCTTGATAGGATAACATTAGGCTTCACACTCCATGAAAGTATTTTATCGCAAAATAAGATAGATTAGCTAGGATAAATTTACTAATTATCGAAGAAGTCTAATCCATAAACTGTGTATTAGCTATCCTTTTTTCTGAAAGAAGAGTTTTAATTTGTTGTTCTAACATAATCTTTTCTTGATCAGAAAAGAATGGTTCCATTGTAATCACATGGCGACCTTTAATCTCAATTGGCACAGTACTTATGATTAAATCCTCATTAAGTGAATTTACTTTTTCAAATAATTCTGAAACTGACAGAATGTTCGTAATCTCTACTAATTCACCAAACGTGTTTGTAATGTGCTGCGACAACAACCGTGCAGTTCCCATTCCTGTACTGTAAACAATAACTATTTTTAATTTTGTATTATATTCCAGCTTCTTTTTTCGTTCTAAATAAGCCTGAAAATGCAGAGCTAAATAAGCAATTTCATCCTTATCAAATTCCACAAGATAAAAACTGGCAATATTACGACCGAGATTATATGCTAATTCAAAAGATTGTGGATAGGACCTAATAATCTTTTTAGTATAGGGATTCTTAACTCGCAATCCCAATTTAAGCCTTCCCATAGATGAACTCAAATGGACCGTTAGATCTTCAATCAATTTTTCATCATAGCTATAAATATTATGCTTCAAGAAATCCGCAATACTTTGGGGATTATCATTTGTGGTTAGAGTTTTTTGCGCATCAGTAAATATAATTGAGCCTTGCTTTGCAGCTAAAATATGAATATTTAAATAATCTTCTTCACTTTTTGGGATAAATATATCAAAAGCTTTTTCAAGTAATTGAACGAGCTTTTTTGTTTCTGGCTCGATCTGTGTCACACTATCATTAGAAGTCTGAAGATATTCTTTTCCCTTAATTCGTACCGTCGAAATACAAATATGCAGCAGCAATGATTGGTATTGAGATTCAGTAAAACTTATCTTGGTTTCTGCTTGAACTTGATTCAGAATATACTGTACTTTGATAAGATCATTTTTATCTAACAAATCTGTAAATTCTGTAGGAATATCAATTATTCGCTTATTATTTTGAATGGATTCTTGTGTATACTGACTAACAATTGTACTTGCAATGTCCCTTTTTCTGCGCTCATTGCCATTTAAAACGATGCCGTTTTTGGTGCTTTTAAAACTAATATCTTGACCCTTTAATAGGTCTTTTATTGCTTTAATATCACGATCTAATGTACTTTTGCTAATAAAAAATTTTTCGCAAACTTTTTCCAGATTAATCGGCTTATCATTCATTAAAAAATAAAAAAGAATTAAATTGCGCCTTTCATTAGCATCAAAGCTAAGATACTTTTGCTTTTTCCCTAGGCTATTAGTAATTTGTTCTAAGTTGCCATCTAAATAAATTCCCTTATTACGTTTCCTAACTATTTGAATGTTTTGCGGTGCAAGCAGGGCAGAAGCTTGATCCAAATACAATTTGACTTTTTTTCTAGAAACATTTAAAAAGGACATTAAATTAGGGTAGTGAACTGTATTGTGCGTATATAAAAAAGAAATTAAGCGAAGAACATCTGATGTCGAATCCTTTGGTTCAGCCTCCATATTCTCACCTCCTGACAATTTTATTATAAAATACATTCACAGTTTTAGAACACCATTGTAGGCACTAATATTAAGTTCAAAATAAGGTAAAATTATTTATTAATTTATAACTTTGTAAGCAAAATTAAATTATATTTATTTTAATTTTGACCATAGTAAGCATTAGGACCATGTTTTCGATAATAATGCTTATCAAGCAAATATTGTGGCAGTTCTGAGTTTTGCCGCGTTAATTGCAAAGTATGGTAATCCTCCTCTGCTACTGTTTCTAAAACTTTTGCATTGTAAACTGCTGTTTCTGGCCGTGGCCCCCATGCAAAAGGACCATGTTGGCTAACCAAAGCAGCTGGTGTTGCCTCATAATCAAGGCCACGCTCTTTAAATGTTCTAACTATCGTCTTTCCTGTGTTGCCTTCATAATCTTCCTCAATTTCTTCTTTAGTTAAAGCATCTGCTGCTGGAATATCCGTATAAAAGGTATCTGCATGCGTAGTATTTAATGATGGAATATCCATTTTAGCGGCTGCAAAGGCCACAGCCCAGGGAGAATGGGTGTGTACAATTCCACCTATTTTGGGAAACTTATTATATAAATAAGTATGTGTGGGGGTATCTGATGACGGATTCTTATCTCCCTCCACAATTTCTCCTTGTAAATTAACCACAACCATATCTTTCGGCTTCAGCTCTTCGTACGGCACTCCTGATGGTTTAATTACATACAGCCCTTGTTCACGATCAATTCCTGAAACATTTCCCCAAGTAAATGTCACTAAATTTAATTTAGGAAGCATCATATTGGCTTGATAAACTTCTTCCTTTAATTTTTCTAGCATTATTTATTCCTCCTACTTGACCGTTTCTTGTCTAATACCAACTTGAGCAAATATTTGATCAAAAAATGCCTTCGCAGATTTAACTTCATCAAGTGCATTAACGTCACCGTTATCACCGGACCACATCTCAATCGTAAAGCTGCCGTTATAGTCTAAGCGAACCAATTCTCGCAGTAATCCTGTAAAATCTACACAGCCTGTGCCAAATTCTACGTTTTTAAACTGTCCTTTAAAATTAGGCGTTACTTTTTTGCTGTCTTTCAGATGAATGGCACAAATCTTGTCAATATGATTTTCAATTTCTGCTGACACATCATTTTCCGGCCAAGCACTTAAATTGCCTAAATCAGGATAAGCTTGCAGCCAGGGGCTTTTAGCCAAGTTATGATAATGATTAATCTTTGACAGATTATTAATAAAAGGATCGTCCATTGTTTCAATTGAAAGCATAATGTTCTTCTTGGCTGCCATATGCACACATTTGATTAGATTCTCAACATAATATTCTCTTGAAGTAACCGATTTCTTTTCATAATAAACATCATAACCTGCCATCTGAATATTATGGATGCCTAAGTCAACGCAAAGATCGACCGCCTTTTGCATCATTTCCAATGATTTTTTTCGGATTTCCAGATCAGCTGAACCCAACGGAAAACGGCGATGACCGGATAACATCAAATTATTTATTCGTGTGTCAGTTTCCCACATTAAATCGCGAAAACTTTTTCTTTGTTCTCGTGTCCAATCTAAACGTGCTAATCGTTTATCACTTTCATCAATTGAAAATTCTAAGAAATTGAAACCTAGGTCATGTACTAATTGAAATTCTTCTTTCCATGATAAATTTTGCGGTAACGCTTTTTCATAAATACCTAACGAATTTATTGTCATCTTTATTCCCTAATCAATTAAAAATAAAAGGATAAAAATGAACATAATTCATTAGTACCCTTTTGATTACAAATTAAGCCCAAATCCTATTAATTTCATCCTTAAATTGTTTGGCAACGGCGCGAGGGTCTTCGGCTCCCCTAATTGCTCGTCCAGCAATAAAAGTATAAACAGGAACGCCCTTAAATAACTTAAGAATTTCGGGATGAACGCCACCAGTAACGGAAACTTTAAAGCCCATTTGAATTAAATTTTTAACATTTTCAACGTCTTTTTCAGACCACTTTTGACCTGCAAATTTAGCATCACGACTTTGGTGATAAACAACTTGATGAATTCCATGATCAAGCCATTCTTGCATTCTATCTTTATCATCCCAACCCTCATAAAGCTCTACTTGAACTTCTATTTCCTTTTGAGCGTTACTCATTGTAGGTACCGTTGCAGCATTAATACAAGTCATCCAATCTGCACCAGCATCTTTACAGGATTTGCCAAATTTTGTCCCAGCATCTGCACATTTCACGTCTGCTAAAACTATCTTATCTGGAGCCATAGCGCGTAAATCTCTGACAGCATTTAGGCCATCACGGCAAATAAGAATAGTGCCAGTCTCTACAACATCAATCAGATCCTTAACTTTATTTAAAACACTAATAGCTTCTGCAGTACTATCGCTATCTAATGCAATTTGCAATTTTGGAACTACCATATTTATCTCCTTTGTTTTTAAACTATAAAACTAGTTGAAATGTCTGAAATCTTATTTTTAGCTTTATCAGTTATAGTTAAAATTTCATACTCTCAGCTCCGACATCTTTAGTTTATAATGCATTTACAGGTTTAAAACACCATTGTAGAGACTAATATTAAGCCCGAACACTAGCTTCTCACATCAGGTGCTAGTTATTTTCAATATTAAGTGCATAAAAATAAGACCGATAAAGACTTAAAATCTTCTTCGGTCCTACTATCAAAGTTAGGTTTCGCTTTTGAAATAAAGAATCTTTCAAAATTCCACATTTCAGTTTAAACGAACTTACACTTACCTTTTACCCATCTAATTTTACCAGTCAAATAATGTATAATAACCTTTAAAAAGTTCATTATTTCAGTTGAGGTTCATCATGATAACTATTTCCAATGATCACATTTACCATCAATTTATGCAATCATGCAGCAATGCTCAATCCAGCATTCAGCTTGTTTCACCGTATTTAAAAGAAAATATTTTCCGTGAAATCGGTCAGGTGAAATCTAAGAAAACCAGCATTGAATTGGTGACCAGCATGACGGTTCATAACGCTATTGCAGGCGCGACAGACTTACAAGCAATTAAATACTGCCTAAAGATGAATGGAATAACATACAATCGCACCAATCTTCATGCCAAAATGTATCTCTTTGATCAAAAATTCGGAATTGTAACTTCTGCTAATCTCACAAATGGCGGTCTTCATCATAACTACGAAGCAAGTGTCTTATTTGATGAGCCAAATTTGATAAGGCAACTTGACCAAGTAATTACGACTCTAAAAGCAGATGAACTGACAGGTTTAGTAACCATAGAAAATCTTGAGCAAACAGATTTACTAGCTAACAAAATCAAGGCTAAATATAATGCTGCAAAGGCAAAACAAAAAACACTAGGTACGGATCTGCTCCGGCAATTGACTGGTTGGAATGCACTAGTGTTTCAAATTATTAATGAAAAAATTACTAAAGATGAGTTTACCTTGCAAGAAGTTTATAACTACAAGTCTTCACTCAAACAAATCTATCCTGATAATCATAATGTTGAAGCCAAAATTAGACAAACTTTGCAAAACTTGAGAGATATCGGATTAATTGAATTTGTAAGTAAAGGAAAGTATAAGAAGGGATATTAATTAAGTAGTGAGCTGTAGCCCCAAAATTAGAATAAATTATTTAATTATATAACTCACTTGATCGGTCATACCACATACTTCAGTGACCTTAGTCATAATTGCCAAAATATCATTTGCGGAATAGTTTGTTTCAATTTGCATCCCATTTTTTAGCCCAGATAAATGGCGTGAGCTTGAAAAGAGCTTCTTATTTAAAACCGGATCGTTTTTTACAGATATGATATTGCTACTATCCATATCCCACAAAGCATTAAGCAAACTAATCAAGGCACCTTTCCATGTCTTAACTGCTTGCTTTGTATCGCCCACTACCATTACTCTCGGTTTTGTTCCGGTAGCGCTGACCTCATCAGCAATACTGTACTCACCTGCAATTTCCCTAGTATTCTGCTTATCAAAATCAGGTTTAGGAAAAATCTTAATAAGTTCGTCATTCAGTTCTTTAGACCGTGCTGTGATTGCATTAGCATCCCATTCAGAAAAATTACGAGCAACGTCTCGTGTCAAAGTAATATTTGAATTTTTATAATAAGCTTTCTTTT
Protein-coding regions in this window:
- a CDS encoding PTS fructose transporter subunit IIC; amino-acid sequence: MLNDYKKIFTGQALKNEFLSGLSYMIPVIIMSGFCTAIGRIIGKTDVKGTIGFYLLNAGNGGFAIMIAVLAAGIGYSIAGKSAIAPGLLGGYLSTQVNASFIGGIIAGIIAGMVVIFFNNLKLPKNVKSIVPLAVIPLVGGIIEVLVINFVIGPPLAAFTALAVKFFMNMSTGSKFLLGFILGGMTGFDMGGPVNKISFAIVTAFAASGTWGPAAGKNVAAMAPPLGIALSVLVFSPSKYSKADRENAKAAILMSLCQVTEGALPFAFEDPLRVVPAVVLGSGIADGLILSWGVTIPLLSGGIFTFPVASNPILYIGALLIGACITGIVLSILKPKVKKEEKKEEKVHDLDIDINIG
- a CDS encoding PTS fructose transporter subunit IIB yields the protein MKIVGVTACTVGIAHTYMAREKLIETAKELGYEPAYIETQGTAGVENKLTDEQIKNADVVILAADVATTGNERFAGKPVVKVPTNTAIQTPKSLLETIEKKLNTN
- a CDS encoding PTS sugar transporter subunit IIA translates to MIDLIGKNIDLNSQVKTKTEALKALCKSLQQNGVVSDKDLFFQDVLNREAIGATGMENGIAIPHGESEAAKKATIAVLKTANNLEWESLDGKPIHLIFLLVVPSKNRNINHLKILAKLSAALTHKDIQQKLLKTDDVKEFKSILEKAGGF
- the gnd gene encoding phosphogluconate dehydrogenase (NAD(+)-dependent, decarboxylating), with the protein product MKLYMIGLGKMGYSLAENAIEHGHEVVGYDTNPATMNKAVKDGIKTIDSIDSLKQVSSRKAVWVMLPAGKITDSVLKELENVLTPNDIAIDGGNSEYTSSVQRAKEFKENGIYFLDIGTSGGTYGARHGASFMVGGEPEAYKFVEPLLKDMAAENGLLYTGKSGSGHYLKVIHNAILHTELQVLGEGFNLLHASEFDYNLKDVAFNWSKSAVIRGWLMDLMYDAFSKNINLDDVDTVIHSSSAAADAIRAGLQYNIPVPTIEMGLLMRQYTQENDTFPARVINSLRKEVGGYKPQA
- a CDS encoding PTS sugar transporter subunit IIA is translated as MGFVIMNCQNSKTISEEVYYIAPDNILFEFNTINRNTALNKIGHHLVKNNIAKSGVVGSAIEREKTSSTLLENKWAAIPHAETKYIDRSQISLLIAPKGIDWGTGLARLVFFMGFTQQEIQNISMNKIYHEFNELLEQKSVMEQLVNSKSNMNAEKVLMNFFLCRK
- a CDS encoding transposase family protein, whose product is MVIAAKTMQIIAIAFAKGAVHDFKLYQTSLGKRVTGNHCIIADSGYQGIKKLHFNSTTPIKKSKKRPLSKTDKEFNHELSKVRIKVEQINAKFKTFKIMAEKYRNRRRRFKLRASLICGLCNYELPKL
- a CDS encoding transposase family protein gives rise to the protein MLSYQEDFKNLSAKDFKQLVGVKPATFSVMCDLVKADYDRSHAHHGRKSKVSIEDKVLIMLKYYREYITMKSLAVNFHLAESTVHDIITHTEEVLIKSGKFNLPGRKQLVGSDMESDYLIVDGTDSPIQRPKKSKKNTTPVNIKSMHSKRK
- a CDS encoding PRD domain-containing protein, with protein sequence MEAEPKDSTSDVLRLISFLYTHNTVHYPNLMSFLNVSRKKVKLYLDQASALLAPQNIQIVRKRNKGIYLDGNLEQITNSLGKKQKYLSFDANERRNLILFYFLMNDKPINLEKVCEKFFISKSTLDRDIKAIKDLLKGQDISFKSTKNGIVLNGNERRKRDIASTIVSQYTQESIQNNKRIIDIPTEFTDLLDKNDLIKVQYILNQVQAETKISFTESQYQSLLLHICISTVRIKGKEYLQTSNDSVTQIEPETKKLVQLLEKAFDIFIPKSEEDYLNIHILAAKQGSIIFTDAQKTLTTNDNPQSIADFLKHNIYSYDEKLIEDLTVHLSSSMGRLKLGLRVKNPYTKKIIRSYPQSFELAYNLGRNIASFYLVEFDKDEIAYLALHFQAYLERKKKLEYNTKLKIVIVYSTGMGTARLLSQHITNTFGELVEITNILSVSELFEKVNSLNEDLIISTVPIEIKGRHVITMEPFFSDQEKIMLEQQIKTLLSEKRIANTQFMD
- a CDS encoding L-ribulose-5-phosphate 4-epimerase, which codes for MLEKLKEEVYQANMMLPKLNLVTFTWGNVSGIDREQGLYVIKPSGVPYEELKPKDMVVVNLQGEIVEGDKNPSSDTPTHTYLYNKFPKIGGIVHTHSPWAVAFAAAKMDIPSLNTTHADTFYTDIPAADALTKEEIEEDYEGNTGKTIVRTFKERGLDYEATPAALVSQHGPFAWGPRPETAVYNAKVLETVAEEDYHTLQLTRQNSELPQYLLDKHYYRKHGPNAYYGQN
- a CDS encoding L-ribulose-5-phosphate 3-epimerase, with product MTINSLGIYEKALPQNLSWKEEFQLVHDLGFNFLEFSIDESDKRLARLDWTREQRKSFRDLMWETDTRINNLMLSGHRRFPLGSADLEIRKKSLEMMQKAVDLCVDLGIHNIQMAGYDVYYEKKSVTSREYYVENLIKCVHMAAKKNIMLSIETMDDPFINNLSKINHYHNLAKSPWLQAYPDLGNLSAWPENDVSAEIENHIDKICAIHLKDSKKVTPNFKGQFKNVEFGTGCVDFTGLLRELVRLDYNGSFTIEMWSGDNGDVNALDEVKSAKAFFDQIFAQVGIRQETVK
- a CDS encoding 3-keto-L-gulonate-6-phosphate decarboxylase UlaD, with amino-acid sequence MVVPKLQIALDSDSTAEAISVLNKVKDLIDVVETGTILICRDGLNAVRDLRAMAPDKIVLADVKCADAGTKFGKSCKDAGADWMTCINAATVPTMSNAQKEIEVQVELYEGWDDKDRMQEWLDHGIHQVVYHQSRDAKFAGQKWSEKDVENVKNLIQMGFKVSVTGGVHPEILKLFKGVPVYTFIAGRAIRGAEDPRAVAKQFKDEINRIWA
- a CDS encoding phospholipase D-like domain-containing protein: MITISNDHIYHQFMQSCSNAQSSIQLVSPYLKENIFREIGQVKSKKTSIELVTSMTVHNAIAGATDLQAIKYCLKMNGITYNRTNLHAKMYLFDQKFGIVTSANLTNGGLHHNYEASVLFDEPNLIRQLDQVITTLKADELTGLVTIENLEQTDLLANKIKAKYNAAKAKQKTLGTDLLRQLTGWNALVFQIINEKITKDEFTLQEVYNYKSSLKQIYPDNHNVEAKIRQTLQNLRDIGLIEFVSKGKYKKGY
- a CDS encoding HNH endonuclease family protein, producing MSSEEVINQVKVLENYLFRLKICQRPTNGLNRIIAALCSTAGNSIAKEYQLLSGTFPRDRLFRESLQKTNLYKLRNNLTKLALVSLEEKRTKETIDFEDAQVEHIMPQHLTADWRLQVKNADIVNERLGGTLGNLTLTKYNQELSNQVFAKKKAYYKNSNITLTRDVARNFSEWDANAITARSKELNDELIKIFPKPDFDKQNTREIAGEYSIADEVSATGTKPRVMVVGDTKQAVKTWKGALISLLNALWDMDSSNIISVKNDPVLNKKLFSSSRHLSGLKNGMQIETNYSANDILAIMTKVTEVCGMTDQVSYIIK